Proteins from a single region of Campylobacter sputorum:
- a CDS encoding 3'(2'),5'-bisphosphate nucleotidase CysQ family protein, giving the protein MKSELNLAIKAAKLASQKIMWYRQNGFSKYKKTDGSIVTDADIAANEIIVKMLEQTGIDICSEEIDNTNKNNNTFWLIDPLDGTSHFVKGENEFCILITLIKNNRPILGVIYLPMYDNFMSCDGKEVYINDEKLNKFRVDISPNIMLLGSQKERITTIKQDIIEKFKTEIIHIGSGIKFYKLALGNAGMFLRNRISHSWDIAAGDLMVNASGGIMVNSKTGELLKYNAPKLKNEPYMALSRENAHNIEHFLKILKTI; this is encoded by the coding sequence ATGAAAAGTGAATTAAATTTAGCCATAAAAGCAGCAAAACTAGCTTCACAAAAAATTATGTGGTACAGACAAAATGGATTTAGCAAATATAAAAAAACAGATGGAAGCATAGTAACTGATGCAGATATTGCAGCAAACGAAATTATAGTAAAAATGTTAGAACAAACAGGCATTGACATCTGTTCTGAAGAGATTGATAATACAAATAAAAATAACAACACTTTTTGGTTAATTGATCCTCTTGATGGCACATCTCATTTTGTAAAAGGCGAAAACGAGTTTTGTATATTAATAACACTTATAAAAAACAATAGGCCTATCTTAGGTGTGATTTATTTGCCAATGTATGATAATTTTATGAGTTGTGATGGAAAAGAAGTTTATATAAATGATGAAAAATTAAATAAATTTAGAGTTGATATATCTCCAAATATTATGCTTTTAGGTAGCCAAAAAGAGCGTATAACAACAATAAAACAAGATATCATAGAAAAATTTAAAACAGAAATCATTCATATTGGCTCTGGCATTAAGTTTTATAAACTTGCACTTGGAAATGCCGGAATGTTTTTGAGAAATAGAATTTCGCATTCTTGGGATATAGCAGCAGGTGATTTGATGGTAAATGCAAGTGGCGGCATAATGGTAAATTCAAAAACTGGGGAACTTTTGAAATATAACGCACCAAAATTAAAAAATGAACCATATATGGCACTAAGCAGAGAAAATGCCCATAATATAGAGCATTTTCTAAAAATTTTAAAAACTATTTAA
- a CDS encoding YggS family pyridoxal phosphate-dependent enzyme, whose amino-acid sequence MNYQEILEKIQNTKDKFSQHNEIKLIAVSKYVTSNEIINLYNQGQIEFGENKVQDLNKKMSELEKYDIKWHFIGSLQSNKINQLISLRPTLWQSCNSLELAKKVDKRLDYKLDTLLEINVANEDTKSGIDTNKALEEYLQIQQECKNLNMCGVMSIGANSDDLNLVRKSFEDTYKIYEKLKSNGAKICSMGMSSDFELAIKCGSNMLRLGTILFKDMR is encoded by the coding sequence ATGAATTACCAAGAAATTTTAGAAAAAATTCAAAATACAAAAGATAAATTTAGCCAACATAACGAAATAAAATTAATAGCAGTAAGCAAATATGTAACATCAAATGAAATTATAAATTTATATAATCAAGGTCAAATTGAATTTGGCGAAAACAAAGTTCAAGATTTAAACAAAAAGATGAGTGAACTTGAAAAATATGATATAAAATGGCATTTCATAGGCTCGCTTCAAAGCAATAAAATAAATCAACTCATTTCGCTCCGCCCTACGCTTTGGCAAAGTTGTAATTCGCTTGAACTTGCAAAAAAAGTTGATAAAAGATTAGATTACAAACTAGATACACTTCTTGAGATAAATGTAGCAAACGAAGATACTAAAAGTGGGATTGATACAAATAAAGCACTCGAAGAATATTTGCAAATTCAACAAGAATGCAAAAATCTAAATATGTGCGGTGTCATGAGTATAGGCGCAAATAGCGATGATTTAAATTTAGTAAGAAAAAGTTTTGAAGATACTTATAAAATTTATGAAAAACTAAAATCAAACGGGGCTAAAATTTGCTCAATGGGAATGAGTAGTGATTTTGAACTAGCTATAAAATGCGGCTCAAATATGTTAAGACTTGGAACAATACTTTTTAAAGATATGAGATGA
- the rseP gene encoding RIP metalloprotease RseP has protein sequence MKSILFTLTILLLGFWHYGANFLATILIISFLIFFHELGHFLAAKKLGVHINVFSIGFGEKIFSKKIKDTTYCISAIPLGGYVQLKGQDDTNPNKRSDDPDSYNSLSPLERIFILVAGPFFNIFLAFLLYIALGHIGVQKLAPVVGNVLENSAALSANIQKGDKILAIDGIEVKEWDDISKLVSSNPMHINIQRNGVILDVLLTPKIGKTYTIFKEEIQKPLIGISPSGELTTLYHTDLSSLSYALDETLQASKLIFVSLEKLIIGVVPIKELGGIVAMSDITSKAASISLSALLIITALISVNLGILNLFPIPALDGGHILFNTYELIFKKPVSQKVFSMLTYGGMAFLFALMAFTIMNDIFRLAGGYN, from the coding sequence TTGAAAAGCATACTTTTTACACTAACTATTTTATTATTAGGTTTTTGGCATTATGGAGCTAATTTCTTAGCAACTATACTAATAATCTCATTTTTGATATTTTTTCATGAGCTTGGGCATTTTTTAGCAGCAAAAAAGCTTGGTGTTCATATAAATGTTTTTAGTATAGGTTTTGGAGAAAAGATATTTTCAAAAAAAATCAAAGACACTACTTATTGTATAAGCGCAATACCGCTTGGTGGATATGTGCAATTAAAAGGTCAAGATGATACAAATCCAAACAAAAGAAGCGATGATCCAGATAGCTATAACTCTCTTTCTCCACTTGAGCGAATTTTTATACTAGTTGCGGGTCCATTTTTTAACATATTTTTAGCATTCTTATTATACATAGCATTAGGACATATTGGTGTGCAAAAATTAGCCCCAGTTGTAGGCAATGTCCTTGAAAACTCAGCAGCACTTAGTGCAAATATACAAAAAGGCGATAAAATATTAGCCATAGATGGCATAGAAGTTAAAGAGTGGGATGATATTAGCAAACTAGTCTCGTCAAATCCTATGCATATAAATATACAAAGAAATGGTGTTATTTTAGATGTTTTATTAACACCAAAGATAGGCAAAACCTACACTATATTTAAAGAAGAAATTCAAAAACCACTCATTGGTATTTCTCCAAGTGGCGAACTTACTACACTTTATCACACTGATTTAAGTTCACTAAGTTACGCACTAGATGAAACTCTGCAAGCATCAAAGCTTATTTTTGTTAGCCTAGAAAAACTTATAATAGGCGTTGTTCCAATCAAAGAACTAGGTGGCATAGTTGCAATGAGTGATATTACTTCAAAAGCTGCTAGCATTAGCCTTTCGGCACTACTTATAATAACCGCACTAATATCTGTAAATTTAGGCATATTAAATCTTTTTCCAATTCCAGCACTTGATGGCGGACATATACTTTTTAATACCTACGAACTTATATTTAAAAAACCAGTTTCACAAAAAGTATTTTCAATGCTAACTTATGGCGGGATGGCTTTTTTGTTTGCACTTATGGCATTTACAATCATGAATGATATTTTTCGCTTGGCTGGAGGTTATAACTGA
- the htpG gene encoding molecular chaperone HtpG, with protein MSKHEFQTEVNDLLNLMIHSLYSNKEIFLRELISNASDALDKLNYLTLTDDKYKSLNYTSKIEISIDKEAKTLIISDNGIGMDENELINNLGTIARSGTKGFLSQISGDAKKDSNLIGQFGVGFYSAFMVASKIEVTSKKALNDEAYEWSSDAKNYEIKKSSKETHGTSIKLYLNDDEFLETYRLEGIIKKYSNHIPYPIFMDKEEWIAPKDGEKEGHYESKNTQINKASALWQMSKSSLKDEDYNEFYKQISHDSTDPLMYIHTKAEGKIEYTTLFYVPSVEPFDLFRVDYQSGVKLYVKRVFITDDEKELLPTHLRFVKGIIDVEDLPLNVSREILQDNIIMRSVKEASVKKIYSELEKLLKNDREKYIKFYKLFGKVLKEGLYGFGANKDDILNLTLFKSSSRDGYITLKEYKDSMKENQKSIYFITGKDDKMLKNSPLLEAFNEKNIEVLICDDEIDSIVMPMVYEYDKTPIKPVQNADDEVSLDEKIDESKYAELVVKLKECLKDEIKDVKVTSRLKDSPACLVYDKNDPDFATQQMLKQMGQNVPEIKPILEINPNHEIFLKLKENQIMINDISNLLLNMAKVSEGMNISNPNEFAKTLSKVILKAL; from the coding sequence ATGTCAAAACACGAATTTCAAACAGAAGTAAATGATCTTTTAAATTTGATGATTCACTCTCTTTACTCAAACAAAGAGATATTTTTAAGAGAGCTTATATCAAATGCAAGTGACGCTTTAGATAAGCTAAATTACTTAACTTTAACAGACGATAAATATAAATCTCTTAACTATACTTCAAAGATAGAAATTTCTATAGATAAAGAGGCGAAAACTCTAATCATAAGTGATAATGGTATAGGAATGGATGAAAATGAGCTTATAAATAACCTTGGAACCATTGCAAGAAGTGGAACTAAAGGTTTTTTAAGTCAAATAAGTGGTGATGCTAAAAAAGATTCAAATCTCATAGGTCAGTTTGGTGTAGGTTTTTACTCAGCTTTTATGGTGGCTTCTAAAATAGAAGTAACTAGCAAAAAAGCATTAAACGATGAAGCTTATGAATGGAGTAGTGATGCTAAAAATTATGAGATAAAAAAATCTTCAAAAGAAACGCATGGAACATCTATAAAACTATATTTAAACGATGATGAGTTTTTAGAAACATATAGATTAGAGGGTATTATAAAGAAATACTCAAACCACATTCCTTATCCTATTTTTATGGATAAAGAAGAATGGATAGCACCAAAAGACGGTGAAAAAGAAGGTCATTATGAGAGCAAAAATACTCAAATAAACAAAGCTAGTGCTCTTTGGCAAATGAGCAAAAGTTCATTAAAAGATGAAGATTATAATGAGTTTTATAAACAAATTTCTCACGATAGTACAGATCCACTTATGTATATTCATACAAAAGCAGAAGGAAAGATAGAATACACAACGCTATTTTATGTTCCAAGTGTTGAGCCTTTTGATCTGTTTAGGGTTGATTATCAAAGTGGTGTGAAGTTATATGTAAAAAGAGTTTTTATAACAGATGATGAAAAAGAGCTTTTACCTACACATTTAAGATTTGTAAAAGGCATAATTGATGTTGAAGATTTGCCTTTAAATGTAAGTCGCGAAATTTTACAAGACAACATTATAATGAGAAGTGTAAAAGAGGCGAGTGTTAAGAAAATTTATAGCGAGTTAGAAAAACTTCTTAAAAATGATAGAGAAAAATACATTAAATTTTATAAACTTTTTGGTAAAGTTTTAAAAGAGGGGTTATATGGATTTGGTGCAAACAAAGATGATATATTAAATTTAACTCTGTTTAAATCAAGCTCAAGAGATGGATATATCACTCTTAAAGAATACAAAGATTCTATGAAAGAAAATCAAAAATCTATATATTTCATAACAGGTAAAGATGATAAAATGCTTAAAAACTCACCACTTCTTGAAGCATTTAATGAAAAAAATATAGAGGTATTGATTTGTGATGATGAGATAGATAGCATTGTTATGCCAATGGTATATGAATATGATAAAACACCTATAAAACCTGTACAAAATGCTGATGATGAGGTTAGTTTAGATGAGAAGATTGATGAGAGTAAATACGCAGAACTTGTAGTAAAACTAAAAGAATGCTTAAAAGATGAAATTAAAGATGTAAAAGTAACCTCAAGACTTAAAGATTCTCCAGCTTGTTTGGTTTATGATAAAAATGATCCAGATTTTGCAACACAACAGATGTTAAAACAAATGGGGCAAAATGTGCCTGAAATAAAACCTATACTTGAAATAAATCCAAATCATGAAATATTTTTAAAACTTAAGGAAAATCAAATCATGATAAATGATATCTCAAATTTACTTTTAAATATGGCTAAGGTTAGTGAAGGTATGAATATATCAAATCCAAATGAATTTGCTAAAACACTTTCAAAAGTAATACTAAAAGCTTTATAA
- a CDS encoding type II asparaginase produces MMKLLRVAALVACLGVSMVFAKPTIYILATGGTIAGGGDSALSGNYKSGTVTVDKLIAAVPQINEIANIKGEQISNIGSQDMNNEIWLKLSKRVNELLKTNDVDGIVITHGTDTMEATSYFLSLTLKSKKPVVFVGAMRSGTSLSADGPLNIYNAVNVAMDKASMNKGALVAMNDEIHAAREVTKTNTTNVATFKSPNSGKIGSVNYGIVDYLLTPARKHSVDSEFDVSKLDKLPKVEIVYAYANDSADFVNLAVKNGAKGIILAGMGNGNPSTGVQDALANAAKQGVVVVRSSRVGSGSTSVGAEVDDKKLGFVTADSLNPQKSRVLLMLALTKTNDVNKIQEMFKMY; encoded by the coding sequence ATTATGAAATTACTTAGAGTTGCCGCGCTTGTTGCGTGCTTAGGAGTTTCTATGGTTTTTGCAAAACCTACAATTTATATACTTGCTACAGGTGGAACTATAGCAGGAGGTGGTGATAGTGCACTATCTGGTAATTATAAATCAGGAACTGTTACAGTTGATAAACTAATAGCTGCAGTTCCTCAGATAAATGAAATAGCAAATATAAAAGGTGAGCAAATTTCAAACATAGGTTCTCAAGATATGAATAATGAAATTTGGCTAAAGCTTTCAAAAAGAGTAAATGAATTATTGAAAACAAATGATGTTGATGGTATTGTTATTACGCATGGAACTGATACTATGGAAGCAACTTCATACTTTTTAAGTTTAACTTTGAAGAGCAAAAAACCTGTTGTTTTTGTTGGTGCTATGAGATCAGGAACTTCACTAAGTGCTGATGGTCCATTAAATATCTATAATGCTGTAAATGTTGCTATGGACAAAGCTAGTATGAATAAAGGTGCTTTGGTTGCTATGAATGATGAGATTCATGCTGCAAGAGAAGTAACAAAAACAAATACTACAAATGTTGCTACATTTAAATCTCCAAACTCAGGTAAAATAGGCTCAGTAAATTATGGTATAGTTGATTATCTTTTAACTCCTGCTAGAAAACACAGCGTTGATAGCGAATTTGATGTATCAAAATTAGATAAATTACCAAAAGTAGAGATTGTTTATGCTTATGCAAATGATAGTGCTGATTTCGTAAATTTAGCTGTTAAAAATGGTGCAAAAGGTATAATTTTGGCAGGCATGGGAAATGGAAATCCTTCAACAGGGGTTCAAGATGCTCTAGCAAATGCAGCAAAACAAGGGGTTGTAGTTGTAAGAAGTTCTAGGGTTGGCTCTGGTTCAACTAGTGTTGGCGCAGAAGTTGATGATAAAAAATTAGGTTTTGTTACAGCTGATAGCTTAAATCCACAAAAATCTAGAGTTCTTTTAATGCTTGCATTAACAAAAACAAACGATGTAAATAAAATACAAGAGATGTTTAAAATGTACTAA
- a CDS encoding response regulator transcription factor, whose product MIKILMIEDDLELAEILTEYLAQYDMEVVTIDDPYLGISTLNVSKFDLLILDLTLPGIDGLDVCKDIRKNHNIPIIISSARHDITDKVVALENGADDYLPKPYNPQELCARIKSHLRRQSVNLQENSKENIDKDIVLKEFEHVILFKGKELDLTNAEYDILAYLIKKEGGAITREELVYNCDAISEDSTNKSINVIIGRIRTKLGDSHKEPKYIHSVRGIGYKLVQ is encoded by the coding sequence ATGATAAAAATACTTATGATTGAAGATGATTTAGAGTTAGCTGAAATTTTAACAGAGTATCTAGCTCAATATGATATGGAGGTTGTAACGATAGACGACCCATATCTTGGCATATCAACGCTAAATGTATCTAAATTTGACCTACTTATTTTGGACTTAACTTTACCTGGAATTGATGGACTTGATGTTTGTAAAGATATCAGGAAAAATCATAATATTCCTATTATTATCTCAAGTGCAAGACATGATATCACAGATAAAGTTGTAGCACTTGAAAATGGAGCAGATGATTATTTACCAAAACCATATAATCCACAAGAATTGTGTGCTAGAATAAAAAGTCATTTAAGAAGACAAAGTGTAAATTTACAAGAAAACTCAAAAGAAAATATAGATAAAGATATTGTTTTAAAAGAATTTGAGCATGTTATACTTTTTAAAGGAAAAGAACTTGATCTTACGAATGCAGAGTATGATATTTTAGCGTATCTTATAAAAAAAGAAGGAGGGGCTATAACAAGAGAAGAGCTTGTTTATAACTGCGATGCTATAAGCGAAGACTCAACAAATAAAAGTATAAATGTTATAATCGGTAGAATAAGAACAAAGCTTGGAGATAGCCATAAAGAGCCAAAATATATCCATTCTGTTAGAGGTATTGGTTATAAGTTGGTTCAATGA
- a CDS encoding ArsS family sensor histidine kinase produces the protein MKNRSSIFYAITFVYILSIICILVLFLWLINYDKQNYTRELNNKYSYVTRVTIFYLNNMISKQDYEKQMSNIDMPMMEDQKLVDDIIKNANVLQEISEDLGTAAILVYEKRNFLKIIVNDKTFLLQDDDYQPYRYVIVKLILGAVILILLIAYTFILRKIKPLRKLKRQIDKFAKGDLDIKNVKTGNDEISEVADAFYMAVMQIKKLNSSRQLFLRNIMHELKTPITKGRITAEMIQKDKYQERLINVFEKLENLINEFAAVERAASTSSIGNLNPFKIDDIMDEAIDMAMIDKENYTLNILDDITINVDFKLITTAVKNMIDNAIKYSTNKHVNIIVNKNTIKFCNDGKRLDNSIEYYLEAFTQGNNATKSFGLGLYIVDSILKAHGIKLGYKYKNNMNIFCFYDFDKLLVD, from the coding sequence ATGAAAAATCGCTCTTCTATATTTTACGCTATTACTTTTGTTTATATTTTATCAATAATTTGTATATTAGTGCTGTTTTTGTGGCTTATAAACTATGATAAACAAAATTATACAAGAGAACTTAATAATAAATATTCTTATGTTACAAGAGTAACAATTTTTTATCTTAACAATATGATTTCTAAACAAGATTATGAAAAACAGATGTCAAATATAGATATGCCTATGATGGAAGATCAAAAATTAGTAGATGATATCATAAAAAATGCAAATGTTTTGCAAGAAATTTCAGAAGATCTAGGGACTGCTGCGATTTTAGTATATGAAAAGAGAAATTTTTTAAAAATCATTGTGAATGATAAAACTTTTTTATTGCAAGATGATGATTATCAACCTTATAGATATGTGATAGTAAAACTGATTTTAGGTGCTGTTATACTTATACTTTTGATAGCTTATACTTTTATTTTAAGAAAAATTAAACCTTTAAGAAAATTAAAAAGGCAAATAGATAAATTTGCAAAAGGTGATCTTGACATAAAAAATGTCAAAACTGGAAACGATGAAATTTCCGAAGTTGCAGATGCTTTTTATATGGCTGTTATGCAGATAAAAAAATTAAACTCATCAAGGCAACTTTTTTTAAGAAATATTATGCATGAGTTAAAAACACCTATCACAAAAGGTAGGATTACTGCTGAAATGATACAAAAGGATAAGTATCAAGAAAGACTTATAAATGTGTTTGAAAAGCTAGAAAATTTGATAAATGAATTTGCTGCTGTTGAAAGAGCTGCATCTACTTCAAGTATAGGTAACTTAAATCCTTTTAAGATAGATGATATAATGGATGAAGCTATTGATATGGCGATGATTGATAAAGAAAACTATACTCTTAATATATTAGATGATATAACTATAAATGTTGATTTTAAGCTTATTACTACTGCTGTAAAAAATATGATAGATAATGCTATAAAGTATTCAACAAATAAACATGTAAATATCATTGTAAATAAAAATACTATCAAATTTTGCAATGACGGAAAACGACTTGATAATTCCATAGAATATTATTTAGAAGCATTTACACAAGGAAACAATGCCACAAAAAGTTTTGGTTTGGGACTATATATAGTAGATAGCATACTAAAAGCTCATGGAATAAAACTTGGTTATAAATACAAAAATAATATGAATATTTTCTGCTTTTATGATTTTGATAAATTATTGGTGGATTAA
- a CDS encoding ATP-dependent helicase: protein MPLSKLNKEQYAAATAPSGNSLIIASAGTGKTSTIVARIAHLLNLGIKPEKILLLTFTNKASKEMIERLNKYFNKSITSKILAGTFHSVSYNLLKSLDKNIVLKQPNELKILLKSIVDRRKFDHISDTKPYSGAYLYDVYSLYQNKVLDDDFCQWFCKNYEDQSAYAEIYEDILKEFEDEKKKFGYVDFNDLLIKFRNELKKGAKIYFEEVLVDEYQDTNTLQSSLINAINKKSLFCVGDFDQSIYAFNGANIEIIGGFKDNYKNAQIYTLNTNYRSSSSILSLANKVISNNPRLYEKNLSVSRDGKFKPPTLLVYEELFAQYSNIAEIICNSKFSHENIAIIFRNNSSADGLEVALKERGIKSKRKGGISFFESKEIKALIDIISIFVNPKDVMAFINLFEYAKGVGNAYSKKIFDTLLKLGHGSVVNGLLNPDTNVNLKTGKIQNKQLGLFDDVDEYNDKSKFSKFNFDDKFINNPILNDAKMSESGAVFLYELRQCFIDLHNSNNAFMAINTIIKSKIYSIIVELLSTKRATLKNGSIDKELKDNAKSKIYSKTEVLVELSKTYTSIDKLHNFITLGSKEMSEGEGVNLLTIHASKGLEFNLVFVVDLAQNRFPNLKLMNMSGSLEEERRLFYVAVTRARDELYLSYAKFDKIRKIEYKPSQFLIEAGMVRQY from the coding sequence ATGCCTCTAAGTAAGTTAAACAAAGAGCAATATGCTGCAGCAACTGCCCCAAGTGGAAATTCTCTAATAATAGCAAGTGCAGGAACAGGTAAAACTTCAACTATAGTTGCAAGAATAGCTCATCTTTTAAATTTAGGCATAAAGCCAGAAAAAATACTACTTTTAACATTTACAAACAAAGCCTCAAAGGAGATGATAGAAAGGTTAAATAAATATTTTAATAAAAGCATTACATCAAAAATACTTGCAGGAACTTTTCACAGCGTTTCATATAATCTTTTAAAGTCTCTTGATAAAAATATTGTATTAAAACAACCAAATGAACTAAAAATACTATTAAAAAGCATTGTTGATAGACGCAAATTTGACCATATAAGCGACACAAAACCATATAGCGGTGCGTATTTATATGATGTATATTCGCTATATCAAAATAAAGTTCTTGATGATGATTTTTGCCAGTGGTTTTGCAAAAATTACGAAGATCAATCTGCGTATGCTGAAATTTATGAAGATATATTAAAAGAATTTGAAGATGAAAAAAAGAAATTTGGATATGTTGATTTTAACGATTTATTAATAAAATTTAGAAATGAACTAAAAAAAGGAGCTAAGATATATTTTGAAGAAGTTTTGGTTGATGAGTATCAAGACACAAACACACTTCAAAGCTCACTAATAAACGCAATAAACAAAAAAAGTCTTTTTTGTGTTGGGGATTTTGATCAAAGCATTTATGCGTTTAATGGAGCAAATATTGAGATAATAGGCGGTTTTAAAGATAACTACAAAAATGCACAAATTTACACGCTAAATACAAATTACCGCTCAAGCTCATCGATACTTTCATTAGCAAATAAAGTAATATCAAATAATCCACGACTTTATGAGAAAAATCTAAGCGTAAGCAGGGATGGTAAATTTAAGCCCCCTACTTTGCTAGTTTATGAAGAGCTTTTTGCACAATATAGCAATATTGCTGAGATTATTTGCAATAGTAAATTTTCACACGAAAATATAGCTATAATTTTTAGAAATAACTCAAGTGCAGATGGATTAGAAGTTGCGCTAAAAGAGCGCGGAATAAAATCAAAAAGAAAAGGCGGCATTAGCTTTTTTGAAAGCAAAGAGATAAAAGCTCTAATTGATATCATCTCCATTTTTGTAAATCCAAAAGATGTTATGGCTTTTATAAATCTTTTTGAGTATGCAAAAGGCGTAGGAAATGCATATAGCAAAAAAATATTTGACACTTTGTTAAAATTAGGTCATGGAAGTGTAGTAAATGGGCTTTTAAATCCAGATACTAATGTAAATTTAAAAACTGGGAAAATTCAAAATAAACAACTTGGACTTTTTGATGATGTAGATGAATATAACGATAAATCAAAATTTAGTAAATTTAATTTCGATGATAAATTTATAAATAACCCAATCTTGAATGATGCAAAAATGAGCGAAAGTGGTGCTGTGTTTTTATATGAGCTAAGACAATGTTTTATCGATTTGCATAACTCAAACAACGCTTTTATGGCTATTAATACAATTATAAAATCAAAAATTTACTCTATCATAGTTGAGCTGTTATCAACAAAAAGAGCAACGCTAAAAAACGGAAGCATAGATAAAGAATTAAAAGATAATGCAAAAAGCAAAATTTACTCAAAAACAGAAGTTTTAGTAGAGCTTTCAAAAACATACACAAGTATTGATAAACTTCATAATTTCATAACCCTTGGATCAAAAGAAATGAGTGAAGGAGAAGGCGTAAATTTACTCACTATACACGCAAGCAAAGGGCTTGAGTTTAATCTTGTTTTTGTGGTTGATTTAGCACAAAACCGCTTTCCAAATTTAAAACTTATGAATATGAGCGGAAGTTTGGAAGAAGAAAGAAGACTATTTTATGTAGCCGTAACTAGAGCTAGAGACGAACTCTACTTAAGTTATGCTAAATTTGATAAAATTCGTAAAATCGAATACAAACCAAGCCAATTCTTAATAGAAGCTGGAATGGTTAGACAATATTAA
- a CDS encoding DedA family protein has product MQDIINFIVQTVGTWGYVGIFFMMFLESSFFPFPSEVVMIPAGYLAQKGEMSFFIAFFMGVAGSLSGAIFNYYLCYFFGRNLIIKYGKYIGVNEEKMQKFEAFFNKHGEVSTFTCRLIPGIRQYISLPAGLAKMNMFRFCLYTTIGAAIWVFILMVLGYYVGENEELIKEYLHIITIMLLIAVAIIISIYLYIIKRKNASK; this is encoded by the coding sequence TTGCAAGATATAATAAATTTCATAGTTCAAACCGTTGGTACTTGGGGATATGTGGGTATATTTTTTATGATGTTTTTAGAAAGCTCTTTTTTTCCTTTTCCAAGCGAAGTTGTTATGATACCTGCTGGATATCTTGCACAAAAAGGAGAGATGAGCTTTTTTATAGCTTTTTTTATGGGAGTTGCTGGATCGCTAAGTGGAGCAATTTTTAACTACTACTTATGTTACTTCTTTGGAAGAAATTTAATAATAAAATATGGAAAATACATAGGAGTAAACGAAGAAAAAATGCAAAAATTTGAAGCATTTTTTAATAAACACGGAGAAGTTTCTACTTTTACTTGCAGATTAATCCCTGGAATTAGACAATACATAAGCCTTCCTGCTGGACTAGCAAAAATGAATATGTTTAGATTTTGCTTATATACAACCATTGGAGCGGCTATTTGGGTTTTTATACTTATGGTTTTGGGATATTATGTTGGAGAAAATGAAGAACTTATAAAAGAGTATTTACATATCATAACAATTATGCTTTTAATAGCAGTTGCTATAATAATTAGTATTTATCTTTACATAATAAAAAGAAAAAATGCCTCTAAGTAA